From Micromonospora nigra, one genomic window encodes:
- a CDS encoding GmrSD restriction endonuclease domain-containing protein — protein sequence MAETLYKDTTYPVSLLVELIKTGKIALPDIQRPFVWQATKVRALFDSMYKGFPVGYLLFWDTGAEVGARQIGVDTVKTAPNHLIVDGQQRLTSLFAVMTGATVLHDDYSESRIRIAFRPTDATFAVTDAAIEKDPEFIPDISVLWQPSGLWTTKKAYLKALSARRVVDDGEEQRLEQAIHRLHDLQQYPFKVIELSSAANEEQVAEIFVRINSEGVALVQADFILTLMSVFWEKGRRDLEDFCRACRVPSLGEAAPFNWYIQPQPPQLLRATVALAMRRAVLKQIYVLLRGKDVETGKPSPEKREAQFARLAEAQEQVLNLTNWHEFLLCLERAGFRGKKMISSENAIVFSYAIWLIGRVDYQVPIARLREVMARWFFMAHTTGRYSGSFESQVERDLAQFATLAKGDANGFVAVLTKIVNDTLTTDYWEIRLPNELDSSAAKSPALLAYIAALNIVDADALLSTGKVRARLDPAVTAKKGIERHHLFPRAYLRTQGITNTKKVNQIANMALVEWYDNISISDQPPAKYWPDQVRKKALGRGVLDVQSRWHALPDKWTKLPYDMFLSQRRKLMAAVVRDAFNRLTDAGYAPVYPRAGKPTAPLAPARTWYGVRVVDLIDAGLLPVGAVLINPSDDVEAHVLPDGRIEFDGVPYDSPSGAGDVAHGNSTNGWAYWLADTPAGLRPLAALREELRKTDDGEDG from the coding sequence ATGGCCGAGACGCTCTACAAGGACACCACCTACCCGGTCTCGCTGCTGGTCGAGCTGATCAAGACAGGGAAGATTGCGTTGCCGGACATTCAGCGACCCTTCGTCTGGCAGGCCACGAAGGTCCGGGCGCTGTTTGACTCAATGTACAAGGGCTTTCCCGTTGGGTACCTGCTTTTCTGGGATACCGGCGCTGAGGTAGGAGCCCGGCAGATCGGGGTAGACACCGTCAAGACCGCCCCGAACCATCTTATCGTTGATGGGCAACAGCGCCTCACGTCGCTCTTTGCGGTGATGACCGGAGCGACAGTGCTGCACGACGACTACTCCGAGTCGCGGATCCGAATCGCCTTCCGACCGACCGACGCCACATTCGCTGTCACTGACGCGGCCATCGAGAAGGACCCAGAGTTTATCCCGGACATCAGCGTGCTCTGGCAGCCCAGCGGTCTCTGGACGACCAAGAAGGCTTACCTGAAGGCGCTCAGCGCACGCCGGGTAGTCGACGATGGCGAGGAGCAGCGATTGGAGCAGGCGATTCATCGCCTGCACGACCTCCAGCAATACCCGTTTAAGGTGATCGAGCTGTCTTCGGCTGCTAATGAGGAGCAGGTCGCGGAGATCTTTGTCAGAATCAACAGCGAGGGCGTCGCGCTGGTTCAAGCCGACTTCATCCTCACCCTCATGTCAGTCTTCTGGGAGAAAGGCCGGCGGGACCTAGAGGACTTTTGCCGGGCTTGCCGAGTGCCGAGTCTCGGCGAGGCCGCCCCGTTCAACTGGTACATCCAGCCTCAGCCGCCACAGTTGCTGCGTGCCACCGTCGCGCTGGCCATGCGACGCGCGGTACTCAAGCAGATCTACGTGCTTCTGCGGGGCAAGGACGTGGAGACCGGCAAGCCATCACCGGAGAAGCGGGAGGCCCAGTTCGCCCGGCTCGCCGAGGCACAGGAGCAGGTACTGAACCTGACCAACTGGCACGAGTTCCTACTCTGCCTGGAGCGAGCCGGTTTCCGCGGCAAGAAAATGATCTCCAGCGAGAACGCAATCGTTTTCTCGTACGCGATCTGGCTGATCGGGCGGGTGGACTACCAGGTCCCGATCGCCCGACTGCGGGAGGTGATGGCCCGTTGGTTCTTCATGGCACACACAACCGGGCGCTATTCCGGCTCGTTTGAGAGTCAGGTCGAGCGAGACCTGGCCCAGTTCGCCACGCTGGCAAAGGGTGACGCTAACGGGTTCGTTGCGGTGCTGACAAAGATTGTCAACGACACCCTTACCACCGACTACTGGGAGATCCGCCTACCCAACGAACTGGATAGCTCGGCCGCCAAGTCACCGGCGCTACTGGCGTATATCGCCGCCCTGAACATCGTGGACGCCGACGCACTGCTCTCCACTGGCAAGGTGCGCGCTCGGCTCGACCCGGCAGTCACCGCCAAGAAGGGCATCGAACGACATCACCTATTTCCCCGCGCCTACCTACGCACGCAGGGCATCACCAACACCAAGAAAGTCAACCAGATCGCCAACATGGCACTAGTCGAGTGGTACGACAACATCAGTATCTCCGACCAGCCGCCAGCGAAATACTGGCCGGACCAGGTTCGCAAAAAGGCTCTCGGCCGAGGTGTGCTGGACGTCCAGTCTCGTTGGCACGCCCTGCCCGACAAGTGGACCAAGCTGCCATACGACATGTTCTTAAGTCAGCGTCGCAAGTTGATGGCCGCCGTTGTCCGGGACGCTTTCAACCGGCTGACCGATGCCGGCTACGCGCCCGTCTACCCCAGGGCCGGCAAGCCGACCGCGCCTCTAGCCCCGGCCCGTACCTGGTACGGCGTGCGGGTTGTCGACCTCATCGACGCCGGCCTGCTACCGGTCGGCGCAGTGTTGATCAACCCGTCGGACGATGTCGAGGCGCACGTTCTCCCTGACGGTCGGATCGAGTTCGACGGCGTGCCATACGACTCCCCCTCCGGCGCGGGCGACGTGGCCCACGGCAACAGTACGAACGGCTGGGCGTACTGGCTGGCCGACACCCCGGCCGGGCTGCGCCCGCTGGCCGCGCTCAGGGAGGAACTGCGCAAGACCGACGACGGGGAGGACGGATGA
- a CDS encoding GNAT family N-acetyltransferase, translating into MRDDLRLERYDAAQAEGITDRLVALYLEVYADAGEFYSEDRYRRQLGAHRQRDGWTLVTATTDGQLIGYIYGFPLAPDTGWWNGIQEPVSVDFTAEDGKRTFAISELMVGSEWRRQGVARALHDELVGSRPETRATLLVRPDNTAAQAAYRSWGWQEITHLTPSWDGSPTFAVMVKHLP; encoded by the coding sequence GTGAGGGACGACCTGCGCCTTGAGCGCTACGACGCCGCGCAGGCCGAAGGCATCACCGATCGGCTGGTGGCGCTCTACCTGGAGGTCTACGCAGACGCCGGCGAGTTCTACAGCGAAGATCGCTACCGCCGGCAGCTGGGGGCACACCGGCAGCGCGACGGGTGGACGCTGGTGACGGCCACGACGGATGGCCAGTTGATCGGCTACATCTACGGGTTTCCGCTGGCGCCGGACACCGGTTGGTGGAACGGCATCCAGGAGCCGGTTTCGGTCGACTTCACTGCGGAGGACGGAAAGCGGACCTTCGCCATCAGCGAGCTGATGGTAGGGAGCGAGTGGCGTCGGCAAGGTGTTGCCCGAGCGCTGCATGACGAGTTGGTGGGGAGCCGTCCCGAAACTCGGGCGACTCTGCTCGTCCGACCGGACAACACGGCTGCTCAGGCGGCGTACCGCTCATGGGGCTGGCAGGAGATCACCCACCTCACGCCCTCGTGGGACGGCTCCCCCACCTTCGCCGTCATGGTGAAGCACCTTCCATGA
- a CDS encoding glycine-rich domain-containing protein: MLATVAAQTGRALVPDALFDRLTARIARDHPELAADLPARIVDQALAFLAACAVTAEPIGPSKLVDIGWHTFILHTRDYADFCHRLAGRYIHHQPEPTPDDERPEPIGAPISRTVAAIRAAGLAVDPALWTTSGAAECSQCHAGCHDSPKT, translated from the coding sequence ATGCTGGCGACCGTCGCTGCACAGACCGGCCGTGCCCTCGTACCCGATGCGCTCTTCGACCGGTTGACCGCCCGCATCGCCCGCGACCATCCGGAACTGGCCGCGGACCTGCCCGCCAGGATCGTGGACCAGGCGCTGGCGTTCCTCGCCGCCTGCGCCGTCACCGCTGAGCCGATCGGCCCGTCGAAGCTGGTCGACATCGGCTGGCACACGTTCATCCTCCACACCCGCGACTACGCCGACTTCTGCCACCGGCTCGCCGGTCGCTACATCCACCACCAGCCCGAGCCCACCCCCGACGACGAGCGCCCCGAACCGATCGGCGCACCGATCTCCCGCACCGTTGCGGCGATCCGGGCCGCCGGCCTCGCCGTCGATCCCGCGCTCTGGACCACAAGCGGCGCGGCCGAATGCTCGCAGTGCCATGCCGGCTGCCACGACAGTCCCAAGACGTAG
- a CDS encoding type IV toxin-antitoxin system AbiEi family antitoxin domain-containing protein has protein sequence MLLGMLPTTFTYSEALQAGLSEWQLYQLRDQGLIEPVGRGLYRRHDAETADLDLIEVVRRAPPATLCLTSALARHGLTDEIPSRIDVALPRGRHRPSTLAPVAWHSFDPATFEIGRSELPLDSNTSIGLYGPERSIIDAVRLRHREGPELAYAALRRWLRHRDASPSQLLTMARRFPKAERPLREALEILL, from the coding sequence GTGCTACTTGGCATGCTCCCAACCACCTTCACCTACTCCGAAGCCCTGCAAGCTGGCCTCTCCGAGTGGCAGCTGTACCAGCTGCGGGATCAAGGACTCATCGAACCCGTTGGTCGAGGTCTCTACCGGCGCCATGACGCCGAGACAGCGGATCTTGATCTGATTGAGGTCGTCCGTCGGGCGCCGCCGGCCACGCTGTGCCTGACTTCCGCCCTGGCCCGGCACGGTCTCACTGACGAGATCCCCTCCCGCATCGATGTCGCACTGCCTCGCGGGCGGCATCGGCCCAGCACCCTCGCGCCGGTCGCCTGGCACTCGTTCGACCCGGCCACGTTTGAGATCGGCCGCTCCGAGCTGCCGCTCGACTCGAACACCTCGATCGGGCTCTACGGCCCGGAACGCAGCATCATCGACGCCGTCCGCCTGCGTCATCGGGAAGGGCCGGAACTGGCGTACGCGGCGCTACGGCGTTGGCTGAGGCACCGCGATGCATCACCGTCACAACTGCTGACCATGGCTCGGCGGTTCCCCAAGGCTGAGCGGCCACTGCGAGAGGCACTGGAGATCCTGCTGTGA
- a CDS encoding nucleotidyl transferase AbiEii/AbiGii toxin family protein, translated as MTGRPTRATVAGRAYLDLQNLARSTGRPTDELHQVYALEGFLARLAQSPYADNLVLKGGVLLAAYAARRPTRDVDLQGRWISNDSDQVLGIVCDIAGRHLDDGLVFDVPTATAQTIRDDDVYAGVRVSLTGRLSAARLAFHVDVNVGDPIWPDPQPIKLPRLLDGELLVTGYPLPMVYAEKLVTALQRGEANTRWRDFADVYLLSGRHDVDGDELAAAVQRVAEYREVTLEPLSRALDGLAALAQTRWAAWRRKHRLDDRLPQDFDTVLQRVFALADPAVTGAAGGRTWVAASAAWGKAI; from the coding sequence GTGACCGGACGTCCGACCCGCGCCACTGTCGCTGGCCGCGCCTACCTCGACCTCCAGAACCTCGCCCGCAGCACCGGGCGTCCCACCGATGAGCTGCACCAGGTCTATGCACTGGAAGGCTTCCTTGCCCGCCTGGCCCAATCTCCGTACGCGGACAATCTCGTTCTCAAGGGAGGTGTGCTGCTGGCCGCCTACGCCGCCCGCCGGCCGACCCGTGACGTAGATCTTCAGGGCCGATGGATCTCGAATGACAGCGATCAGGTTCTCGGCATCGTCTGCGACATCGCGGGCCGGCACCTCGATGACGGCCTGGTGTTCGACGTGCCGACCGCAACCGCGCAGACGATTCGGGACGACGACGTCTACGCGGGGGTGCGCGTCAGCCTCACCGGCCGTCTGTCCGCCGCGCGGCTGGCCTTTCACGTCGACGTCAACGTCGGCGATCCGATCTGGCCCGACCCGCAGCCGATCAAGCTGCCCCGGCTGCTCGACGGAGAGCTTTTGGTAACCGGGTATCCGCTTCCGATGGTGTACGCGGAGAAGCTGGTGACGGCGTTGCAGCGGGGCGAGGCAAACACCCGCTGGCGCGACTTCGCCGACGTTTATCTCCTGTCAGGTCGGCACGATGTCGACGGGGACGAGCTGGCGGCGGCTGTGCAGCGGGTCGCCGAGTATCGCGAGGTGACGCTCGAGCCGCTGAGCCGGGCCCTCGACGGCCTCGCCGCGCTCGCCCAGACACGGTGGGCGGCCTGGCGGCGCAAGCATCGTCTCGACGACCGCCTTCCGCAGGACTTCGACACGGTGTTGCAGCGGGTGTTCGCGCTCGCCGATCCGGCTGTGACCGGGGCCGCTGGCGGGCGCACCTGGGTCGCAGCATCCGCGGCCTGGGGGAAGGCCATATGA
- a CDS encoding aminoglycoside phosphotransferase family protein — protein MSGRFSEEAMTAAMREVAAVLGVPSEDAQLLRLTNNAVFALPRQGIVIRIGRTHRLRDRMTKVVQLGRWFEKVDAPTIRLAPNVEQPIEVGDLAASVWTYLPPQSPAPTVQELGSVLREFHALDVPPLPLPRWDPIADARRRLVDAEGLDGRDRDYLAHWCDRLETRVEALAERATGQLVHGDAHVGNLLRDPQGRAVLCDFDATCVGPWQVDLVAVAVGEARFGVANAHRTLAAAYGSDVTTDPSWPLLREARELKMIVAAVPLLAGSPAVAAEFATRLRSVQQADHGTRWTPFADLTDLHREWQL, from the coding sequence ATGAGTGGACGGTTCTCCGAGGAGGCGATGACGGCGGCCATGCGGGAGGTCGCCGCCGTCCTGGGCGTTCCGTCGGAGGATGCGCAGTTGCTGCGGTTGACCAACAACGCTGTCTTCGCCCTGCCCCGACAGGGCATCGTCATCCGGATCGGGCGTACCCATCGGCTCCGCGACCGGATGACAAAGGTCGTCCAGCTCGGACGCTGGTTCGAGAAGGTCGACGCGCCGACAATACGCTTGGCACCGAATGTCGAGCAGCCGATCGAAGTTGGGGACCTAGCCGCCTCGGTGTGGACATATCTTCCGCCACAGTCACCTGCTCCGACGGTGCAAGAACTCGGCTCGGTGCTGCGTGAGTTCCACGCACTCGACGTCCCACCTCTTCCTCTCCCGCGGTGGGATCCGATCGCCGACGCACGGCGCCGACTTGTCGACGCTGAGGGTCTCGACGGACGCGACCGCGACTACCTGGCGCACTGGTGTGACCGCCTGGAAACGCGGGTCGAAGCCCTCGCCGAGCGCGCCACCGGACAACTGGTCCACGGCGACGCGCACGTCGGCAACCTGCTACGCGATCCTCAGGGGCGGGCTGTCTTGTGCGATTTCGACGCCACGTGCGTCGGGCCGTGGCAGGTCGACCTGGTGGCGGTTGCCGTGGGAGAAGCCAGGTTCGGAGTCGCGAACGCGCACCGCACCTTGGCGGCTGCCTACGGCTCCGATGTCACCACCGACCCGTCCTGGCCACTGCTACGCGAGGCTCGTGAGCTGAAGATGATCGTCGCCGCCGTACCGCTCCTGGCCGGTTCACCGGCCGTCGCTGCCGAATTCGCCACCCGCCTCCGGTCGGTGCAGCAGGCTGACCACGGGACACGCTGGACACCCTTCGCCGATCTGACCGATTTGCACCGGGAATGGCAGCTATGA
- a CDS encoding XRE family transcriptional regulator — translation MSDQQISGPDEGRRALLAGIAAVAAGAGLIGGTGLVQARRIGAADVTRLNAVLELYRSVDYECGGGLLYQEVARFAESVYRMLDWSHPAGLTPRLVAAVAAARQLAGWTALDAGRHHDAQRHFVAGERAALTAEDGLLAAMIRYSQAKQLQHLRHNRDALATLQLAHAQLGSHATPAIKALLWGAEAASVAALGDHRAAVATLGKASDHFERISSEREPGWLAFYDRGELFAQYGRVYRDKARQDSKHAPEAVRWVQDAIAAFGPANVRSTVLNEVGLCSALFLADEPEQALAVGARVVEQARTMSSKRVIDRVVNLRRDLGRHRGLPQVAEFERRLTADAVAAR, via the coding sequence GTGTCTGACCAGCAGATTTCGGGACCAGACGAGGGTCGGCGGGCGCTGTTGGCCGGTATCGCCGCCGTCGCCGCCGGAGCGGGGCTCATCGGCGGTACGGGCCTCGTTCAGGCTCGAAGGATCGGCGCTGCGGATGTCACTCGCCTGAACGCCGTGCTGGAGCTGTACCGCTCGGTGGACTACGAATGCGGCGGCGGGCTGCTTTACCAGGAGGTGGCCCGGTTCGCCGAGTCGGTGTACCGCATGCTCGACTGGTCGCACCCGGCCGGGCTGACTCCACGCCTTGTTGCGGCGGTGGCGGCGGCCCGACAACTGGCCGGCTGGACGGCACTCGACGCGGGTCGCCACCATGACGCGCAGCGGCACTTCGTCGCAGGCGAGCGGGCTGCGCTGACCGCTGAGGACGGTCTACTGGCCGCAATGATCCGATACTCTCAGGCCAAACAGCTTCAACACCTCCGACACAACCGGGACGCACTCGCGACTCTGCAACTCGCTCACGCGCAGCTCGGGTCACACGCCACCCCGGCGATCAAGGCCCTGCTCTGGGGTGCGGAAGCCGCCTCCGTCGCGGCACTCGGCGACCACCGGGCCGCCGTGGCCACCCTCGGCAAGGCGAGCGATCATTTCGAGCGGATCAGCAGCGAACGCGAGCCGGGCTGGTTGGCCTTCTACGACCGTGGGGAGTTGTTCGCCCAGTACGGCCGCGTCTACCGGGACAAGGCCCGGCAGGACAGCAAACACGCGCCCGAGGCAGTTCGCTGGGTCCAGGACGCAATCGCCGCCTTCGGACCGGCGAACGTTCGGAGCACGGTTCTCAACGAGGTTGGCCTGTGCAGCGCGTTGTTCCTCGCCGACGAGCCCGAGCAGGCACTTGCGGTAGGTGCCCGCGTAGTGGAGCAGGCGCGAACGATGAGCTCCAAGCGGGTGATCGATCGGGTTGTCAACCTGCGCCGCGACCTGGGACGACACCGAGGGCTCCCGCAGGTTGCCGAGTTCGAGCGCCGTCTCACCGCTGACGCTGTGGCGGCCAGATGA
- a CDS encoding VOC family protein, which produces MQIDLVALIVEEYDPAIEFFTETLGFELIEDSPSLTNDGRPKRWVVVRPPGAQTGILLARADGEHQRAAVGNQAAGRVGFFLRVDDFDGVYQRMAGAGVTFVRPPRTEPYGRVAVFLDIAGNRWDLLGPAD; this is translated from the coding sequence GTGCAGATCGACCTGGTGGCGCTGATCGTCGAGGAGTACGACCCGGCGATCGAGTTCTTCACCGAGACGCTCGGCTTCGAGCTCATCGAGGACTCCCCATCGCTGACCAACGACGGGCGACCCAAGCGATGGGTGGTCGTCCGGCCGCCGGGCGCGCAGACCGGGATTCTGCTCGCCCGCGCCGACGGGGAACACCAGCGCGCGGCTGTCGGCAACCAGGCGGCCGGCCGGGTCGGCTTCTTCCTGCGCGTTGACGACTTCGACGGCGTATACCAGCGGATGGCCGGGGCCGGCGTCACCTTCGTCCGCCCACCGCGCACCGAGCCCTACGGCCGGGTCGCGGTCTTCCTCGACATCGCCGGCAACCGATGGGATCTGCTCGGGCCCGCGGATTGA
- a CDS encoding oxidoreductase: MTLTAAWEAAVGRIVGDAWRTLEDRRPGLLPERDAPLLLAALGRLTVGGDDPAGRAALLAVLGRAYRRHRLLPHAATVDDALLAAVARHARPRWTPSHTAAWERAGRRAARAVRRAAGHVGDGPAWWPAEVVDHDRPCDTIAILTVRPRRPLPHRPGHAVPVCTPRHPGRWRWFSPANAPRPDGTVELHVRAVGTVSRSLVHEVRPGEPLWLGPPCDTGLRLEPHSSADLLLVAGGTGLAPLRALVEQVARTRGSRRVTLVVGTRTFVELYDAITLDRLQNAHDWLTVVPAFSHDPCAEPIERGDALTIALDHHHPDQDVHLCGPPAMLAGARLRLLAVGVPADRIHLPDIPGH; encoded by the coding sequence GTGACCCTCACCGCCGCCTGGGAGGCGGCCGTGGGAAGGATCGTCGGCGATGCCTGGCGCACGCTGGAGGACCGTCGCCCCGGGCTGCTCCCCGAGCGGGACGCGCCGCTGCTCCTCGCTGCCCTCGGCCGGCTCACCGTCGGCGGCGACGACCCGGCCGGGCGGGCGGCGCTGCTGGCCGTGCTCGGCCGCGCGTACCGCCGCCACCGGCTGCTCCCGCACGCCGCCACCGTCGACGACGCCCTCCTGGCCGCCGTGGCCCGGCACGCCCGTCCACGGTGGACGCCGTCGCACACCGCCGCCTGGGAACGCGCCGGCCGCCGCGCCGCGCGGGCCGTGCGGCGCGCCGCCGGCCACGTCGGCGACGGCCCGGCCTGGTGGCCCGCCGAGGTGGTCGACCACGACCGGCCGTGCGACACGATCGCCATTCTGACCGTACGCCCGCGACGTCCCCTGCCCCACCGGCCCGGCCACGCCGTGCCGGTCTGCACGCCGCGCCACCCCGGCCGGTGGCGCTGGTTCTCCCCGGCGAACGCCCCACGCCCCGACGGCACCGTCGAGCTGCACGTCCGCGCCGTCGGCACCGTCTCCCGTAGCCTCGTCCACGAGGTACGCCCCGGCGAGCCCCTCTGGCTCGGCCCACCCTGCGACACGGGCCTGCGGCTCGAACCGCACTCCTCGGCGGACCTGCTGCTCGTGGCCGGCGGCACCGGGCTGGCGCCGCTGCGCGCCCTGGTCGAACAGGTCGCCCGCACCCGAGGGAGTCGACGGGTGACCCTGGTCGTCGGCACCCGTACCTTCGTCGAGCTGTACGACGCGATCACCCTCGACCGGCTCCAGAACGCCCACGACTGGCTGACCGTCGTGCCCGCCTTCAGCCACGACCCGTGCGCCGAGCCGATTGAGCGGGGCGACGCCCTCACCATCGCCCTCGACCATCACCACCCCGATCAGGACGTCCACCTCTGCGGTCCGCCGGCCATGCTGGCCGGTGCCCGACTGCGACTGCTCGCCGTCGGTGTCCCGGCCGACCGCATCCACCTGCCCGACATCCCCGGTCACTGA
- a CDS encoding DivIVA domain-containing protein, translating into MAVYRSRHALSGHALTGPFLNGPLTPDRIAAVELPRTRLGRRGYEPDAVHALLERLAHELQHRARQLDLVRDENRRVKHALRTWQSERFEAAERVGFRSGARHSVQLPCN; encoded by the coding sequence ATGGCCGTCTACCGAAGCCGGCACGCCCTTAGCGGCCACGCCCTCACCGGTCCTTTCCTGAACGGCCCGCTGACCCCCGACCGGATCGCCGCCGTCGAGCTGCCCCGAACCCGGCTCGGCCGTCGCGGCTACGAACCGGACGCCGTCCACGCCCTGCTGGAGCGCCTGGCCCACGAACTCCAGCACCGCGCCCGCCAACTCGACCTGGTTCGCGACGAGAACCGCCGCGTCAAACACGCCCTGCGCACCTGGCAGAGCGAGCGGTTCGAGGCGGCCGAAAGAGTCGGTTTCCGGTCAGGCGCGAGGCACTCGGTGCAACTTCCATGTAATTGA
- a CDS encoding S-4TM family putative pore-forming effector, whose product MTECTDSLLRRQNEPEMMSLLHAMSVCHSRAQRLDNLRLAISVAIGAAGAVVALTGVSATAVTAVGALWAVANAIGLGTWSRGQVRRAAVLQEMFDVRLFGLPWNAVAAGDQLAPEEVSRLDRAYRGGEKYLRDYYEVPPLPRPYDVLACQQQNLGWGSRLRRRYSYAVLAGVALWMGVGVVFAVTAGLTVSQLLVQWFVPSLGALLLGMEIYRGQRDVAAERERAQTILQRRVTAAVRHGDDPSTAPDLLTLARQTQDLIFHSRQGQARVPDWFFRRFHAADRVDFQAAMASLVDLLGTRTSVAPTD is encoded by the coding sequence GTGACGGAGTGCACTGATTCCCTGCTCAGGCGCCAGAACGAGCCCGAGATGATGTCCCTTCTCCACGCGATGTCGGTCTGCCATTCGCGGGCGCAACGGCTCGACAACCTCCGGCTGGCCATCTCCGTGGCCATCGGTGCCGCCGGAGCGGTGGTCGCCCTGACCGGCGTGTCGGCCACCGCCGTCACCGCGGTGGGCGCCCTCTGGGCGGTCGCCAACGCGATCGGGCTCGGCACCTGGTCGCGGGGGCAGGTTCGCCGGGCAGCCGTCCTTCAGGAGATGTTCGACGTGCGGCTGTTCGGCCTGCCCTGGAACGCCGTGGCAGCCGGTGACCAGCTCGCACCGGAGGAGGTCAGCCGCCTCGACCGCGCCTACCGGGGCGGTGAGAAGTACCTCCGCGACTACTACGAGGTGCCGCCGCTGCCCCGACCGTACGACGTGCTCGCCTGTCAGCAGCAGAACCTCGGCTGGGGATCCCGGCTGCGGCGCCGCTACTCCTACGCGGTGCTCGCCGGGGTGGCCCTCTGGATGGGCGTCGGGGTCGTCTTCGCGGTGACCGCCGGCCTCACCGTGTCGCAACTGCTGGTGCAGTGGTTCGTACCGTCGCTCGGTGCTCTCCTGCTCGGTATGGAGATCTACCGGGGGCAGCGCGACGTCGCCGCCGAGCGCGAGCGTGCCCAGACCATCCTGCAACGCCGCGTCACCGCGGCCGTCCGGCACGGCGACGACCCGTCGACCGCACCGGACCTGCTGACCCTCGCCCGGCAGACCCAGGATCTGATCTTTCACAGTCGGCAGGGGCAGGCACGCGTACCCGACTGGTTCTTCCGGCGCTTCCACGCCGCCGACCGCGTCGACTTCCAGGCCGCGATGGCGAGCCTCGTCGACCTGCTGGGCACGCGCACCTCGGTCGCCCCCACCGACTGA
- a CDS encoding ArsR/SmtB family transcription factor — MASVEDRLAALETQVAELTERIATGTPGEPPPTASGTFWALDGLKQRLPPGSSGAVLYTGTVRVGELNYDWQYGRTVDDLLADDWSGLAPTLAALAHPVRLRLLREVLGGRHGTGELADIEELGTTGQLHHHLRQLAAAGWLRSSGRGRWVVPAERVVPLLAVLTAIGR; from the coding sequence ATGGCGAGTGTGGAGGACCGACTGGCGGCGCTGGAGACGCAGGTCGCCGAGTTGACCGAACGAATCGCGACGGGAACTCCCGGCGAACCGCCGCCCACCGCGAGCGGCACGTTCTGGGCCCTCGACGGGCTCAAGCAGCGGCTGCCGCCCGGCAGTTCCGGCGCGGTGCTCTACACCGGCACGGTCCGCGTCGGCGAGCTCAACTACGACTGGCAGTACGGCCGCACCGTCGACGACCTGCTCGCCGACGACTGGTCGGGCCTGGCCCCGACCCTTGCCGCCCTGGCCCACCCCGTGCGGCTGCGGCTGCTGCGGGAGGTGCTCGGTGGCCGGCACGGCACCGGTGAACTCGCCGACATCGAGGAGTTGGGCACCACCGGCCAGCTCCACCACCACCTGCGCCAACTCGCCGCCGCCGGTTGGCTGCGCAGCTCCGGCCGGGGCCGCTGGGTCGTCCCCGCCGAACGCGTCGTGCCGTTGCTGGCCGTCCTCACCGCCATCGGCCGCTGA